A window of Rhinatrema bivittatum chromosome 2, aRhiBiv1.1, whole genome shotgun sequence contains these coding sequences:
- the LOC115083511 gene encoding zinc finger protein 585A-like, with protein sequence MKENYETLSSLVNEEITQNIKEEEKIQKEYPVKVRLIPRESGNACENVFQGTERRNTSNSQQESKEEPRNSAGDSPDGVTECERESTVIPEHQRHLRAGRPFQSNNHDQMTADLNNREGKVNKSFLCDSCGESFGKKSHVILHPNSHSFKTSFLCNKCDKGISQRNNLNVHLTNTREKPFPCTEYSKSFMCKNALRQHQKVHTRERPFSCSQCTKRFINKYLLISHQKVHTGERPFSCTECGKCFISKAHLSRHQKIHTGERPFPCTECGKSFISKYLLIFHQKIHTGERPFSCTECGKCFSRKQHLLQHQKIHTGEKEFSCTECGKCFSRKTDLSQHEKIHTGERPFACSECGKCFSRKTDLSRHQKIHTGERPFSCTECEKCFSRKTDLSQHQKMHTGERAFSCSECGKCFSSKTQLSQHQKLHTGEISCTECCKHFTRKRYLSQHQKIHTGERQFSCTECGKCFNSKTNLSQHEKTHTGEKCFSCTECSKSFTMKTDLSQHQKIHTGERPFTCTECEKSFITKYFLIIHQRIHTGERPFSCAKCGKCFIGKTNLSQHQKIHTGERPFSCTTCGKCFINKTNLSYHEKIHTGERPFSCTICGKCFISKTYLSRHQKIHTGERPFSCMKCRKCFIRKTHLSQHQKTHTGKKSFSCTECNKSFTMKTNLSQHQKIHTGEKPFTCTDCGKSFITKYSLISHQKIHTGERPFSCIECGKCFIRKPDLSEHQKIHTGERPFSCTICGKCFISKTNLSHHQKIHTGEKPFTCTECGKSFISKYILISHQKIHTGERPFKCTECGKCFIRKTDLSEHQKIHTGERPFSCTICGKCFSIKTNLLRHQKIHTGERPFSCAICGKCFISKTHLSRHQKIHTGERPFSCTKCGKCFITKTHLSEHQKIHTGEKPFTCTKCGKCFIRKTQLSQHEKIHTGERQFS encoded by the exons atgaaggagaattatgagaccctgagcTCCCTAG TAAATGAAGAGATTACACAGAATataaaagaggaggagaagattCAAAAAGAATATCCTGTGAAAGTAAGACTGATCCCAAGAGAATCAGGAAATGCCTGTGAGAATGTTTTTCAGGGGACAGAGAGAAGAAACACAAGCAATAGTCAGCAGGAATCAAAGGAGGAGCCGAGAAACTCTGCAGGAGACTCACCGGATGGAGTCACTGAGTGTGAAAGGGAGAGCACAGTAATCCCTGAGCATCAGAGACACCTGAGAGCAGGGAGACCTTTCCAGAGTAATAACCATGATCAAATGACTGCTGACCTCAACAACAGGGAGGGAAAAGTGAATAAATCATTTCTGTGTGACTCCTGTGGAGAAAGCTTTGGTAAGAAATCACATGTAATATTACACCCAAATTCCCACTCATTCAAAACATCATTTCTCTGCAACAAATGTGATAAAGGTATCAGTCAGAGGAACAATCTAAATGTCCACCTAACAAACACAAGAGAGAAACCCTTTccatgcactgaatacagcaaaaGTTTCATGTGTAAGAATGCTCTAAGACAACATCAAAAAGTGCACACTAgggagagaccattctcatgttcTCAATGTACAAAAAGGTTTATTAATAAGTATTTGCTAATATCACATCAGAAagtccacacaggagagagaccattctcatgtactgagtgtggaaaatgtttcattagTAAGGCACACCTCTCACGACATCAGAAAattcacacaggagagagaccatttccctgtactgagtgtgggaaaagctttaTTAGTAAGTATTTACTAATcttccaccagaaaatccacacaggagagagaccattctcatgtacggaatgtggaaaatgtttcagtaGAAAGCAACACCTCTTGCAACACCAGAAAATTCACACAGGGGAGAAAGagttctcatgtactgaatgtggaaaatgttttagTAGAAAGACAGACCTCTCACAACatgagaaaatccacacaggagaaagaCCATTCGCATGTAgtgaatgtggaaaatgtttcagtaGAAAGACAGACCTCTCGCGACATcaaaaaatccacacaggagagagaccattctcatgtactgaatgtgaaaaatgtttcagTAGAAAGACAGACCTCTCACAACATCAGAAAATGCACACAGGAGAGAGAGCATTCTCATGTAGTgagtgtggaaaatgtttcagtaGTAAGACGCAGCTCTCCCAGCATCAAAAGCTTCACACAGGAGAGATCTCATGCACTGAATGCTGTAAACATTTCACTAGAAAGAGATATCTCTCacaacatcagaaaatccacactggagagagacaattctcatgtactgaatgtggaaaatgtttcaataGTAAGACAAACCTCTCACAACATGAGAAaacccacacaggagagaaatgtttctcatgcactgaatgcagtaaAAGTTTTACTATGAAGACAGACCTAtcacaacaccagaaaatccacacaggagagagaccatttacatgtactgagtgtgagaaaagctTCATTACTAAGTATTTTCTAATCATTCACCAGAGAATCCATACAGGAGAGAGGCCATTCTCATGTgctaaatgtggaaaatgtttcattgGTAAGACAAACCTCTCacaacatcagaaaatccacacaggagaaagGCCATTTTCATGTACTacatgtggaaaatgtttcattaaTAAGACAAACCTCTCATATCatgagaaaatccacacaggcgagagaccattctcatgtactatatgtggaaaatgtttcattagTAAGACATACCTCTCACgacatcagaaaatccacacaggagaaagGCCATTCTCATGTATGAAATGTAGAAAATGTTTCATTAGAAAGACACACCTCTCACAACATCAGAAAACCCACACAGGAAAGAAAAGTTTCTCATGCACTGAATGCAATAAAAGTTTCACTATGAAGACAAACCTCTCacaacatcagaaaatccacacaggagaaaaaccatttacatgcactgattgtgggaaaagcttcattaCTAAGTATAGTCTGATCtcgcaccagaaaatccacacaggagagagaccattctcatgtattgaatgtggaaaatgtttcattagGAAGCCAGACCTCTCagaacaccagaaaatccacacaggagaaagaccattctcatgtactatatgtggaaaatgtttcattagTAAGACAAACCTCTCAcatcaccagaaaatccacacaggagagaaaccatttacatgtactgagtgtgggaaaagcttcattaGTAAGTATATACtgatctcacaccagaaaatccacacaggtgagagaCCAttcaaatgtactgaatgtggaaaatgtttcattagGAAGACAGACCTCTCagaacaccagaaaatccacacaggagaaagaccattctcatgtactatatgtggaaaatgtttcagtaTTAAGACAAACCTCTTAcggcaccagaaaatccacacaggagagagaccattctcatgtgctatatgtggaaaatgtttcattagTAAGACACACCTCTCACgacatcagaaaatccacacaggagagagaccattctcatgtactaaaTGCGGAAAATGTTTCATTACGAAGACACACCTTTCagaacaccagaaaatccacacgggagagaagccatttacatgtactaaatgtggaaaatgtttcattagAAAGACACAACTCTCACAACatgagaaaatccacacaggagagagacaaTTCTCATGA